DNA sequence from the Arthrobacter jinronghuae genome:
CGGCTCCCTGGACGGGGTGCGGGACGAGGAGAACATGCCCCTGGCACAGGAACCCGAGCAGGTGCGGGCCGATCTGGCGGCGGTGGGCGGGGCCTGACGCGAAGTGTCTGGTCAGTACCGGGCGCCCTCGGGCTGCGGTGCGTTGTTGAGCATTGCCAGGTCCTCGTCACTGAGCACCAAGTCCCCGGCAGCCACGTTTTCACGCAGGTATTTGGGGGTTTTGGTGCCCGGGATCGGAATTACCCACCGGCCCTGCGCCACCACCCACGCCAGCGCCACCTGGGCGGGCGTCGCCCCCACCCGTTCGGCGACGTCGTGCACCCGTTGCACGATGGCCAGGTTTGCCTTGAGGTTCTCCTGCTGGAACCGCGGAAGCCTGCGGCGCATGTCATCAGCCGGCAGCTGGTCGAAAGAGGTGAAGCGGCCGGTGAGGAACCCGCGGCCCAGCGGTGAGAAGGGCAGGAACGCGAGGCCCTGTTCCTCGCAGTAGGATACGACGTCGGCAAGCCGGTCCCGGGTCCAGAGCGAGAGCTCGGACTGGACGGCGGTTACCGGGTGCACCGTCTGTGCCAGCCGGATCTGTTCCACGCTGGCCTCGGACAAGCCGACGGCCCGGGCCTTGCCGTCACGGACCACCTGGGCCATGGCGCCCCAGGATTCCTCCAGCGGCACCTGCGGGTCCACCCGGTGCAGGATGTACAAGTCCACGTGATCGGTGCCGAGCCGGCGCAGGCTCGCATCAATGGAGGCGCGGATGTGCTCGGGGCGGCCGTCCTTCTTCAGTCCGGGCATGGTCCCGGCGGCCGGGGCCTCGGTGCTGACCTCCAGCCCGACCTTGGTGGACAGGACCACCCGTTCCCGGTAGCCGTCCTTCAGGGCCCGGCCCACGAGTTCCTCGTTGGTGTAGGGGCCGTACACGTCGGCGGTGTCAATCAGGGTGGTGCCCAGTTCGACCGCTCCGCGGATTACCGAGATGGAGGTTTCTTCGTCGCGTTCCGCGTCCATGTCATAGGCGTAGCTCATGCCCATGCAGCCCAGGCCGATGACGCCGACCTCGGGTCCGTTG
Encoded proteins:
- a CDS encoding aldo/keto reductase — encoded protein: MRTTSLGTNGPEVGVIGLGCMGMSYAYDMDAERDEETSISVIRGAVELGTTLIDTADVYGPYTNEELVGRALKDGYRERVVLSTKVGLEVSTEAPAAGTMPGLKKDGRPEHIRASIDASLRRLGTDHVDLYILHRVDPQVPLEESWGAMAQVVRDGKARAVGLSEASVEQIRLAQTVHPVTAVQSELSLWTRDRLADVVSYCEEQGLAFLPFSPLGRGFLTGRFTSFDQLPADDMRRRLPRFQQENLKANLAIVQRVHDVAERVGATPAQVALAWVVAQGRWVIPIPGTKTPKYLRENVAAGDLVLSDEDLAMLNNAPQPEGARY